In Syntrophaceae bacterium, one genomic interval encodes:
- a CDS encoding crotonase — MEYKDIIVTKDGAVATIAINRPEVLNAIRDNTMFEIQDALNGIEKDDAVRVVVLTGTGDKAFVAGGDISIMAKGAGYLDVIHGLPAGQQITWNIEHFQKPVIARINGIALGGGTELALCCDIRVAADTAIMGVPEINLGIIPGYGGTQRLARLCGVGMAKKLVLTGEHIKAEEAYRIGLVDMLVPKAELDDAVAKLAKRIASKSPIALAMGKEAINMGIQADLRTGLSIEARCFCMCFGSQDRVEGMNAFLEKRKPVFTGK; from the coding sequence ATGGAGTACAAAGACATCATTGTGACGAAGGACGGGGCCGTGGCGACGATCGCCATCAACCGGCCGGAAGTGCTCAACGCCATCCGGGACAACACCATGTTCGAGATCCAGGATGCGCTGAACGGAATCGAGAAGGACGACGCCGTCCGCGTGGTGGTGCTCACCGGCACGGGCGACAAGGCCTTCGTGGCGGGAGGAGACATCTCCATCATGGCCAAGGGTGCCGGCTACCTGGACGTCATCCACGGCCTCCCGGCGGGGCAGCAGATCACCTGGAACATCGAACACTTCCAGAAGCCCGTCATCGCCCGGATCAACGGCATCGCCCTGGGCGGGGGAACGGAGCTGGCCCTCTGCTGCGACATTCGCGTCGCCGCCGATACGGCCATCATGGGCGTTCCGGAGATCAACCTGGGCATCATCCCCGGCTACGGTGGAACCCAGCGCCTCGCCCGGCTCTGCGGCGTGGGCATGGCCAAGAAGCTGGTCCTGACAGGCGAGCACATCAAGGCCGAGGAGGCCTACCGCATCGGCCTGGTGGACATGCTGGTCCCGAAGGCGGAGCTGGACGACGCCGTGGCGAAACTGGCGAAGCGCATTGCATCCAAGAGCCCCATCGCCCTGGCCATGGGCAAGGAAGCCATCAACATGGGCATCCAGGCGGATCTCCGGACGGGACTTTCCATCGAGGCACGCTGTTTCTGCATGTGCTTCGGGTCGCAGGACCGCGTCGAAGGGATGAACGCCTTCCTGGAGAAGCGGAAACCCGTATTCACGGGCAAGTAA
- a CDS encoding acyl-CoA dehydrogenase has product MYNDYFSESHDMLRDSVRRFVAREIAPHLDRWEEEGIIPLELYKKAGDAGFIGLGYPEEYGGTPGDIFHQVAYTEEIMRCGAVGLPSSLGSSAIAVPPILALGTEEQKQKFVPTVLAGDKIAVLGVTEPSGGSDVANLLTRAVRKGDKYIVNGSKTFITSGSRADYVTTAVRTGGPGHGGISLLVIEKGTPGFTCSKKLEKMGWWSSDTAELSFDECEVPVENLLGAENKGFVGIMVNFQKERLYLSVEAHAVAEMALEESIKYAKERIAFGKPLTGFQVTRHKLAEMATQVEAAKQMSYSVATRIGNGQPAYKEACMAKNFATKVCDRVVYDAVQIHGGYGYCREYLVERLYRDSRLFAIGGGTYEIMNEVISKQMGL; this is encoded by the coding sequence ATGTACAATGACTATTTCAGTGAATCACACGACATGCTGAGGGACAGCGTCCGCCGCTTCGTCGCCCGGGAAATCGCACCGCACCTCGACCGATGGGAAGAAGAGGGAATCATCCCTCTGGAACTCTACAAGAAGGCCGGAGACGCCGGTTTCATCGGGCTCGGCTATCCCGAGGAGTACGGCGGAACGCCCGGCGACATCTTCCACCAGGTGGCCTATACGGAGGAGATCATGCGCTGCGGCGCCGTCGGGCTTCCGTCGAGCCTCGGCTCCAGCGCCATCGCCGTGCCGCCCATCCTGGCCCTAGGAACGGAAGAGCAGAAGCAGAAGTTCGTCCCCACCGTCCTGGCGGGCGACAAGATCGCCGTTCTGGGCGTTACGGAGCCGAGCGGCGGTTCCGACGTGGCGAATCTCCTCACCCGGGCCGTCCGGAAAGGCGACAAGTACATCGTCAACGGCTCGAAGACCTTCATCACCAGCGGGAGCCGAGCGGACTACGTGACCACCGCCGTCCGGACCGGCGGACCGGGACACGGCGGCATCAGCCTCCTCGTCATCGAAAAGGGGACGCCGGGATTCACCTGCTCGAAGAAACTCGAGAAGATGGGCTGGTGGTCTTCCGACACGGCAGAGCTGAGCTTCGACGAATGCGAAGTCCCCGTCGAAAACCTCCTGGGGGCGGAAAACAAGGGGTTCGTCGGGATCATGGTGAATTTCCAGAAGGAACGCCTCTACCTCTCGGTGGAAGCCCACGCCGTGGCGGAAATGGCCCTGGAGGAGTCGATCAAATACGCCAAGGAGCGGATCGCCTTCGGCAAGCCCCTGACGGGCTTCCAGGTGACCCGCCACAAGCTCGCCGAGATGGCGACCCAGGTGGAGGCGGCCAAGCAGATGAGCTACAGCGTTGCCACCAGGATCGGCAACGGCCAGCCCGCCTACAAGGAGGCCTGCATGGCGAAGAACTTCGCCACGAAGGTCTGCGACCGGGTGGTCTACGACGCCGTCCAGATCCACGGCGGCTACGGCTACTGCCGGGAATATCTCGTGGAGCGCCTCTACCGCGACTCGCGCCTCTTCGCTATCGGCGGCGGGACGTACGAGATCATGAACGAAGTCATCAGCAAGCAGATGGGCTTGTAG
- a CDS encoding thiolase family protein: protein MTERVAIVGVAQTRFAPKRSDVNYGEMAYEAISRVLKDTGLALPEDIDSAISCSHDIWDGQTISDIGITDVIGGHLRAEEKMAMDGSTAVFYGAVGILSGEYSCTLIMAHTKMSQTNRHIVNNVAFDPIYTRMLGFDFTSAAALQARRYMYKYGITREDAARVVVKNLSNAKRNPCASQSGDFTVADVLSSPAVAPPLHRLDIAPDADGAVALVLASEERARKITDKPVWILGIGTCYDAHYLGDRDLADTFALEKAAGRAYAMAGIKNPRRSVDLAEVGDEFSYQELLWLEGLGLCDRGEAGRFTASGATAIGGKLPVNPSGGLLSGIPANVAGLNRVAEAVLQLRGEAGERQVRGANIAVAQGHTGFCGQHQCVVVLGN, encoded by the coding sequence ATGACCGAACGAGTCGCCATTGTAGGCGTGGCCCAGACCCGCTTCGCACCGAAGCGGTCCGACGTCAACTACGGCGAGATGGCCTACGAGGCCATCTCACGGGTTCTCAAGGACACGGGGCTGGCCCTGCCCGAGGACATAGACAGCGCCATCAGCTGTTCCCACGACATCTGGGACGGCCAGACCATCTCGGACATCGGCATCACCGACGTCATCGGCGGACACCTGCGGGCGGAGGAGAAGATGGCCATGGACGGATCGACGGCCGTTTTCTACGGGGCCGTCGGAATTCTCTCCGGGGAATATTCCTGCACGCTGATCATGGCCCACACCAAGATGTCCCAGACAAACCGTCACATCGTAAACAACGTCGCATTCGACCCCATCTACACGCGGATGCTCGGATTCGACTTCACCTCCGCCGCCGCCCTCCAGGCCCGGCGATACATGTACAAATACGGGATTACGCGGGAGGACGCGGCCCGGGTCGTCGTGAAGAACCTGTCCAACGCAAAGCGCAATCCCTGCGCCTCCCAGTCCGGCGACTTCACCGTCGCGGACGTCCTCTCCTCCCCCGCCGTGGCGCCGCCGCTGCACAGGCTCGACATCGCGCCGGACGCCGACGGGGCCGTGGCCCTGGTCCTGGCCTCGGAGGAGCGGGCCCGGAAGATCACCGACAAGCCCGTCTGGATTCTCGGCATCGGGACCTGTTACGACGCCCATTACCTGGGCGACCGGGACCTGGCGGACACCTTCGCCCTGGAAAAGGCCGCCGGCCGCGCCTACGCCATGGCGGGCATCAAAAATCCCCGGCGCTCGGTGGACCTGGCGGAAGTGGGCGACGAATTCTCCTACCAGGAACTGCTCTGGCTCGAAGGACTCGGCCTCTGCGATCGCGGAGAGGCCGGGCGGTTCACCGCCTCCGGCGCCACCGCCATCGGTGGGAAGCTGCCGGTCAATCCGTCGGGAGGGCTCCTGTCCGGCATTCCCGCCAACGTGGCGGGGCTGAACCGGGTGGCGGAAGCGGTTCTCCAACTCCGCGGAGAAGCGGGAGAGCGCCAGGTCAGGGGGGCGAATATCGCCGTTGCCCAGGGTCACACCGGGTTCTGCGGCCAGCACCAGTGCGTCGTCGTACTCGGAAACTGA
- a CDS encoding acyl--CoA ligase — MVLGDFLKKYATERSDREAVVFQDRRFTFRDYDEQTDRVAAGLLRLGVRKGDRVGIYVPNWPENVFLYLGAAKIGAVAVPVSWRFTPQEVRFVAENAGISVLAMTAGFLGMDFLQGLAAVRSELSSLRHVVILERDKAAAGMIPFDDFIADPGPDLEKAKAAVQPDDPVLFLYTSGTTGVPKASVLTHRNLISYTDGQIASSDFAGDHRLLLNIPLNHVGGAVMAVIACLNAGNTLVMMDMFNPEETLKTIEKENISVIGQVPAQYALELLNPNVEKYNLKSIQVAIVSSQPCPSELILGIKTRMGVMPRNAYGLTEVSGAITFTHPSHGEEKLKYSVGRAIPGVDLVIMDERNGILPQGEVGEIAVKGDPVMKGYWKRPDEDKRVFDDKGYFHTGDMGRLEEDGSLVIVGRKKEMFIRGGENVYPPEVEEALAKHPDVLMSAVVGRPDPVMGEVGRAYIMPKPGTSPTAKGIREFLKDKLANYKIPEDVIFRAQLPLTLLGKVKKLDLYEEMKKEFGK; from the coding sequence ATGGTGCTGGGAGATTTTCTCAAGAAATACGCCACAGAGCGTTCGGATCGGGAAGCCGTTGTCTTCCAGGACCGGCGCTTTACGTTCCGGGATTACGACGAACAGACGGACCGCGTCGCCGCCGGGCTGCTCAGGCTCGGGGTTCGGAAGGGCGACCGTGTCGGCATCTACGTCCCCAACTGGCCGGAAAATGTCTTTCTCTACCTTGGTGCCGCAAAGATCGGCGCCGTGGCGGTCCCCGTGAGCTGGCGCTTCACGCCCCAGGAGGTCCGCTTCGTTGCCGAAAACGCCGGGATCTCCGTCCTCGCCATGACGGCGGGATTTCTGGGAATGGATTTCCTCCAGGGCCTGGCCGCCGTCCGGAGCGAGCTCTCCTCCCTCCGGCATGTTGTGATCCTGGAACGCGACAAGGCCGCGGCGGGAATGATTCCGTTCGACGATTTCATCGCCGACCCCGGACCGGATCTGGAAAAAGCGAAAGCGGCCGTCCAGCCCGACGATCCCGTCCTGTTTCTCTATACATCCGGCACCACGGGGGTGCCCAAGGCCTCCGTCCTGACCCACCGGAACCTGATCTCCTATACCGACGGCCAGATCGCCAGTTCCGATTTCGCCGGGGACCACCGGCTCCTCCTGAACATCCCCCTGAACCACGTCGGGGGCGCCGTCATGGCCGTCATCGCCTGCCTGAACGCAGGCAACACCCTTGTCATGATGGACATGTTCAACCCCGAAGAGACCCTGAAGACGATCGAGAAGGAGAATATCTCCGTCATCGGCCAGGTGCCGGCCCAGTACGCCCTGGAGCTCCTGAATCCGAACGTCGAGAAGTACAACCTGAAGTCCATCCAGGTGGCCATCGTCTCCAGCCAGCCCTGCCCGTCGGAGCTGATCCTGGGAATCAAGACCAGGATGGGCGTCATGCCCCGGAACGCCTACGGGCTCACCGAGGTGAGCGGCGCCATCACCTTCACCCACCCGAGCCATGGCGAGGAGAAGCTCAAGTACTCGGTAGGCCGGGCCATCCCCGGGGTGGACCTCGTCATCATGGACGAGCGGAACGGCATCCTTCCGCAGGGCGAGGTGGGCGAGATCGCCGTCAAGGGCGATCCCGTCATGAAAGGCTACTGGAAGCGGCCCGACGAAGACAAACGGGTCTTCGACGACAAGGGATACTTCCATACCGGCGACATGGGGCGCCTCGAAGAGGACGGCTCCCTCGTCATCGTGGGCCGGAAAAAGGAGATGTTCATTCGCGGCGGCGAGAACGTGTATCCGCCGGAGGTGGAAGAGGCACTGGCGAAGCATCCCGATGTCCTGATGAGCGCCGTGGTGGGACGGCCCGACCCGGTCATGGGAGAGGTGGGACGGGCCTATATCATGCCCAAGCCCGGAACCAGTCCCACGGCCAAGGGCATCCGGGAGTTCCTGAAGGACAAGCTGGCAAACTACAAGATCCCCGAAGACGTGATCTTCCGCGCCCAGCTTCCCCTGACACTCCTGGGCAAGGTCAAGAAACTCGACCTGTACGAGGAAATGAAGAAGGAGTTTGGGAAGTAA
- a CDS encoding thiolase family protein, which translates to MREVYIVDGVRTAIGRMGGALSGFRPEELAAFALKGLIEKTKIDPAIVEDVLIGHACTNNAAVNIARWAVLKAGFPVTVTAQTVERQCGSALQTVNSAAMAILAGFGDTYIAGGCESWSNAPYLMERQKVPFSLTPNAFITKEVGPTPETNAPMGIVAEILAEEWGISREEQDAFGLRSQTLAIKAIEAGYFKEEIVPVTIPQRKGDPVVFDRDEHPRATTLEKLASLKPVFKKGGTVTAGSSSGMNDGGVALLLMAKEKCESLGLKPLGRFVTCALAGVEPKYMGIGPAYAIPKALDRAGLKLADMDIVECNEAFASQTLAVMKELKQNGHAVDPEKWNPYGGAIAFGHPNGMSGGRLSLAVLHHLKRTGGRYGLATLCIGGGQGIATIFERL; encoded by the coding sequence ATGAGAGAAGTATACATCGTCGACGGCGTCCGGACGGCCATCGGCCGGATGGGAGGCGCGCTCTCCGGGTTCCGCCCCGAGGAACTGGCTGCCTTCGCCCTCAAGGGGCTCATCGAAAAGACGAAGATCGACCCGGCCATCGTGGAGGACGTCCTCATCGGCCACGCCTGCACGAACAACGCCGCCGTCAACATCGCCCGCTGGGCGGTCCTGAAGGCGGGATTCCCCGTCACCGTTACGGCGCAGACGGTGGAGCGGCAGTGCGGCTCGGCCCTGCAGACCGTCAATTCCGCCGCCATGGCCATCCTGGCGGGCTTCGGCGACACCTACATCGCCGGCGGATGCGAAAGCTGGAGCAACGCGCCCTACCTGATGGAGCGCCAGAAGGTCCCCTTCTCCCTGACGCCCAACGCCTTCATTACCAAGGAAGTCGGCCCGACGCCGGAGACGAACGCCCCCATGGGAATCGTGGCGGAGATCCTGGCGGAGGAGTGGGGCATTTCCCGGGAGGAGCAGGATGCCTTCGGCCTCCGGAGCCAGACCCTGGCGATCAAGGCCATCGAGGCAGGATATTTCAAGGAAGAGATCGTGCCCGTCACGATCCCCCAGCGGAAGGGCGATCCCGTCGTCTTCGACCGGGACGAGCATCCCCGGGCGACGACGCTGGAGAAGCTGGCGTCGCTCAAGCCCGTCTTCAAGAAGGGCGGAACGGTCACTGCCGGCAGCTCGTCAGGCATGAACGACGGGGGTGTGGCCCTGCTGCTCATGGCGAAGGAGAAGTGCGAATCCCTGGGGCTCAAGCCCCTGGGCCGCTTCGTCACCTGCGCCCTCGCCGGCGTGGAGCCGAAATACATGGGCATCGGACCGGCCTATGCCATTCCGAAGGCCCTGGACCGGGCCGGCCTGAAACTGGCGGACATGGACATCGTGGAATGCAACGAGGCCTTTGCCTCCCAGACCCTGGCCGTCATGAAGGAGCTGAAACAGAACGGCCATGCCGTCGATCCCGAAAAATGGAACCCCTACGGGGGGGCCATCGCCTTCGGGCATCCCAACGGCATGAGCGGCGGCCGCCTGAGCCTGGCGGTGCTCCATCACCTGAAGAGGACCGGCGGCCGTTACGGACTGGCCACGCTGTGCATCGGCGGAGGCCAGGGAATCGCGACAATTTTCGAGCGGTTATAG
- a CDS encoding dehydratase, giving the protein MDKLFLEDYTVGEVLKSPARTITETDITFFAMLTGDWHPIHTNVEFAKKAFFGERIAHGMLSLCIGSALIFRLGQYVALPKSFIAFYGMDSVRFTGPVKIGDTIHCEVTVEKLDPKDDKTGVIVSKNAIKNQRGEDVVIYTTRALCGRKPKG; this is encoded by the coding sequence ATGGATAAGCTGTTTTTGGAAGATTACACCGTAGGAGAAGTTCTGAAATCGCCGGCCCGGACCATCACCGAGACGGACATCACCTTTTTTGCAATGCTGACGGGAGACTGGCACCCCATTCATACGAACGTCGAGTTTGCCAAGAAAGCCTTCTTCGGTGAGCGGATCGCCCACGGCATGCTTTCGTTGTGCATCGGCAGCGCCCTCATCTTCCGGCTCGGCCAGTACGTGGCCCTGCCCAAGTCCTTCATCGCCTTTTACGGCATGGATTCCGTCCGGTTCACCGGCCCCGTCAAGATCGGCGACACGATCCACTGCGAAGTCACCGTGGAAAAACTGGATCCGAAAGACGACAAGACGGGCGTCATCGTCTCGAAGAACGCCATCAAGAACCAGCGGGGCGAAGACGTGGTGATCTACACGACGAGGGCCCTTTGCGGGAGAAAACCGAAAGGCTGA
- a CDS encoding 3-hydroxyacyl-CoA dehydrogenase family protein produces MEVKKFTVLGAGTMGHGIAQAAVQAGFDAVLYDVSTEFVEKGAARIQKSLAKRVAKGKLAEDEMKAILGRLKTSTDLAEAVKDADFVVEAVPENLDLKKKIFAELDKLCKPETILATNTSVLSVTAVAGATNRKDQVVGTHFFNPAAVMKLVEIICPVGVADKTVEIAMDTMKRLGKTPIKVKDTPGFIVNRLLGPLYMTAAQMVLEGTATAEDIDTAMKLGAGHPMGPCELADFGGFDVIQMAQDSVFEYTHSEADKLNILYRKMIEAGRLGFKNGKGFYDYLPDGTKKPFKVF; encoded by the coding sequence ATGGAAGTAAAAAAATTCACCGTTCTGGGGGCCGGCACCATGGGCCACGGCATTGCCCAGGCCGCCGTCCAGGCGGGTTTTGATGCAGTTCTCTACGACGTCAGCACGGAGTTCGTCGAGAAGGGAGCCGCCCGGATCCAGAAGAGCCTCGCCAAGCGCGTCGCAAAGGGAAAACTGGCGGAAGACGAGATGAAGGCCATCCTGGGCCGCCTGAAAACCTCCACGGACCTGGCGGAAGCCGTGAAAGACGCCGACTTCGTCGTCGAGGCCGTCCCCGAAAATCTCGACCTGAAGAAGAAGATCTTCGCCGAGCTGGACAAGCTATGCAAGCCCGAGACGATCCTGGCCACGAACACCTCCGTCCTGTCGGTCACGGCCGTGGCGGGGGCGACCAACCGCAAGGACCAGGTCGTGGGAACCCACTTCTTCAATCCTGCCGCGGTGATGAAGCTCGTCGAGATCATCTGCCCCGTCGGCGTGGCGGACAAGACCGTGGAGATCGCCATGGATACGATGAAGCGCCTGGGCAAGACACCCATCAAGGTGAAGGACACGCCCGGGTTCATCGTGAACCGCCTGCTGGGCCCCCTCTACATGACGGCCGCCCAGATGGTCCTCGAGGGGACGGCGACGGCGGAGGACATCGACACGGCGATGAAGCTGGGCGCGGGACACCCCATGGGACCCTGCGAGCTGGCGGACTTCGGCGGCTTCGACGTCATCCAGATGGCCCAGGACTCTGTCTTCGAGTACACCCACTCCGAGGCGGACAAGCTGAACATCCTGTACCGCAAGATGATCGAGGCGGGCCGTCTGGGATTCAAGAACGGCAAGGGCTTCTACGACTACTTGCCGGACGGTACCAAGAAACCCTTCAAGGTTTTCTGA
- a CDS encoding PHP domain-containing protein encodes MEMDLHIHTNRYSGCSNLPPSGLLRKAREAGLDGIALTEHGIRWSDDNLQELVEASGVENLLVLAGQEVACYTKRGEFQGEFLLFGYPRSLGSSRSLETILEMVHGEGGVVIAAHPFKKIVSSNSDFYGAGFRVYDYDLDGLEVVHPSYDRESIALAEEAMRKRNLAGIGCSDAHDLRSVGLCRTVFPDPITDMEGLCDAIRARRVTARSLKAL; translated from the coding sequence ATGGAGATGGACCTTCACATCCACACCAACCGCTATTCCGGTTGCAGCAACCTGCCCCCGTCCGGCCTGCTGCGGAAGGCCCGGGAAGCGGGCCTGGACGGCATCGCCCTGACGGAGCACGGCATCCGCTGGTCCGACGACAACCTTCAGGAGCTCGTCGAAGCCAGCGGCGTGGAGAACCTGCTCGTCCTGGCGGGCCAGGAGGTAGCCTGTTACACGAAGCGCGGGGAATTCCAGGGGGAATTTCTGCTGTTCGGATATCCCCGCAGCCTCGGATCGAGCCGTTCCCTGGAGACGATCCTGGAGATGGTGCACGGGGAAGGCGGTGTCGTCATCGCCGCCCACCCTTTCAAGAAAATCGTATCCTCCAACAGCGATTTCTACGGGGCCGGTTTCCGGGTCTACGACTACGACCTGGATGGTCTGGAGGTGGTTCACCCCTCCTACGACCGCGAGAGCATCGCCCTGGCGGAGGAAGCCATGAGAAAGCGGAACCTGGCCGGCATCGGCTGCAGCGACGCCCATGATCTCCGAAGCGTCGGTCTCTGCCGGACGGTGTTTCCGGATCCCATCACCGACATGGAGGGCCTCTGCGACGCCATCCGGGCCCGCCGTGTCACCGCACGGAGCCTGAAGGCCCTGTAA
- a CDS encoding SpoIIE family protein phosphatase gives MQNNGYLFNHQHRSVRRPGVLGARVRAGSTGSPPTSGVGDGILIHPDKAFFAVGDGSDRNPRAVRRVMEGFSAILNGMTGLEAGRAYREEEAAILRESVVLAAAMLVRELYPSDGCTFTGILLFRQDSGLRGLMFHAGDSLLYRIDTESGSVQRLTENNFWFVGRADRFSQVEEISLEESSRLLLATDGFAALLPSGEGDGKELGEICRRYPVEEVPDLLFDRYDRPGCILDDAAVLCLAPAGPTGCGSPFILGGTSAAEEQRRRQQVEGLRREDRYEIHYPGAGKGCPDIY, from the coding sequence TTGCAAAATAACGGCTATCTCTTCAACCATCAACACCGCTCGGTCCGCCGCCCCGGAGTTCTCGGGGCGCGGGTCCGGGCGGGATCAACCGGATCCCCGCCGACGTCGGGGGTCGGCGACGGGATCCTGATTCACCCCGACAAGGCCTTCTTCGCCGTCGGGGACGGTTCCGACCGGAATCCCCGGGCGGTCCGGCGGGTCATGGAAGGGTTCAGCGCGATCCTGAACGGGATGACCGGCCTGGAAGCGGGCCGGGCCTACCGGGAGGAGGAGGCGGCGATCCTCCGGGAAAGCGTGGTTCTCGCCGCGGCAATGCTGGTCCGGGAGCTTTATCCTTCCGACGGCTGCACCTTCACCGGCATCCTGCTCTTCAGGCAGGACAGCGGCCTCCGGGGCCTGATGTTTCATGCGGGCGACAGCCTCCTGTACCGGATCGATACGGAAAGCGGCTCGGTGCAGAGACTGACGGAGAACAACTTCTGGTTCGTCGGCCGGGCGGACCGGTTTTCGCAGGTCGAGGAGATTTCCCTCGAGGAATCGTCCCGCCTGCTTCTCGCCACCGACGGCTTCGCCGCCCTGCTCCCGTCCGGGGAGGGCGACGGGAAGGAGCTCGGAGAGATCTGCCGCCGGTATCCCGTCGAGGAAGTTCCGGACCTCCTGTTCGACCGGTACGACCGGCCCGGATGCATTCTCGACGACGCGGCGGTCCTGTGCCTCGCCCCGGCCGGACCGACGGGTTGCGGCTCCCCGTTCATTCTCGGGGGAACCAGCGCCGCGGAAGAACAGAGGAGAAGACAGCAGGTCGAGGGGCTCCGCCGGGAAGACCGCTACGAAATCCATTACCCGGGCGCCGGAAAAGGCTGCCCGGACATATACTGA
- a CDS encoding AMP-binding protein has protein sequence MSKVFKVPRNREEIMAWIDSIPLYKGDQPLDLAFKSKEEIRSAQDANLVAQMERLEKQSPFYREKFKEWGVDPKSIKSVEDLEKIPVTSKADYMKDRGESFKLDMDFAKIMDYILYEITYTTGTTTGLPSRFYNTTYDMFLQTWMFRIGCKITYLEPDDILMNLFPFHFIPHIGYYKTVHFASAVGMTMCWGFTGAPLPGFPYSIHRSMQQAIEDIEKKKVNALSGIASYIRRLIMTAEEQGRDLSRINKIQALGEAVPKGMRDDMRRRLQKMGAGEVYISNAFGFTEGQTAFQECAELGGAHCGVPQMYYFEAVDEKGKRKPDGEPGLLCITHLDRRGTCLLRYLVGDIVAITNEPCPICGRNDQRIVTTVGSTYGTRTSELMKVKGTLINPETMRDAVANTPGVIEYQFIVTKEKADDPYSMDLLILKVGADEGVDKARMEGELKEKVKRAVELTPKVEFVPFTEIFNPGQTLKATRIVDQRPKE, from the coding sequence ATGTCGAAAGTGTTCAAAGTACCGCGGAACCGTGAAGAGATTATGGCCTGGATCGACAGCATCCCCCTGTACAAAGGGGACCAGCCGCTGGATCTCGCTTTCAAGAGCAAGGAAGAGATCCGGAGCGCCCAGGATGCCAACCTGGTCGCACAGATGGAGCGGCTGGAGAAGCAGAGCCCCTTCTACCGGGAGAAGTTCAAGGAGTGGGGCGTCGATCCGAAGTCGATCAAGAGCGTCGAAGACCTGGAAAAGATCCCCGTCACGAGCAAGGCCGACTATATGAAGGACCGGGGCGAATCCTTCAAGCTGGACATGGATTTCGCCAAGATCATGGATTACATCCTCTATGAGATCACGTACACCACCGGGACGACCACGGGGCTTCCGTCGAGGTTCTACAACACGACATACGACATGTTCCTGCAGACCTGGATGTTCCGCATCGGCTGCAAGATCACCTATCTCGAGCCCGACGACATCCTCATGAATCTCTTCCCGTTCCACTTCATCCCCCACATCGGGTACTACAAGACGGTCCACTTCGCCTCCGCCGTGGGGATGACGATGTGCTGGGGCTTCACCGGCGCCCCGCTGCCCGGGTTCCCCTACAGCATCCACCGCTCCATGCAGCAGGCCATCGAGGATATCGAGAAGAAGAAGGTCAATGCCCTCTCGGGGATCGCCTCCTACATCCGGCGGCTCATCATGACCGCCGAGGAGCAGGGGCGCGACCTCTCCCGGATCAACAAGATCCAGGCCCTGGGCGAGGCGGTGCCCAAGGGGATGCGGGACGACATGCGCAGGCGCCTCCAGAAGATGGGGGCCGGCGAGGTCTACATCAGCAACGCCTTCGGATTCACCGAGGGGCAGACGGCCTTCCAGGAGTGCGCGGAGCTGGGCGGAGCCCACTGCGGGGTGCCCCAGATGTACTACTTCGAGGCCGTGGACGAGAAGGGGAAGCGGAAACCCGACGGGGAGCCGGGGCTCTTGTGCATCACCCACCTTGACCGCCGGGGCACCTGCCTGCTTCGCTACCTGGTGGGCGACATCGTCGCCATCACAAACGAGCCCTGCCCCATCTGCGGCCGCAACGACCAGCGGATCGTAACGACCGTGGGAAGCACCTACGGGACCCGGACCAGTGAGCTCATGAAGGTCAAGGGAACCCTCATCAACCCCGAGACCATGCGGGACGCCGTGGCCAACACCCCGGGGGTCATCGAGTACCAGTTCATCGTGACCAAGGAAAAGGCCGACGATCCCTACTCCATGGACCTCCTGATCCTGAAGGTCGGGGCCGACGAGGGCGTGGACAAGGCCCGGATGGAAGGGGAACTGAAGGAAAAGGTCAAGCGGGCCGTGGAGCTGACGCCGAAGGTGGAGTTCGTGCCGTTCACGGAAATCTTCAACCCGGGCCAGACCCTGAAGGCCACCCGGATCGTCGACCAGCGGCCAAAGGAATGA